In Acidobacteriota bacterium, the following proteins share a genomic window:
- a CDS encoding CarD family transcriptional regulator — MSLSFKVGEKVVYPQHGVTVVEHVGETSIDGVQSDFYHLRLLANDSRLMVPVANTERVGLRKLYKMKDIKALLTQLELTEKRKARDWKDRYRENMEKMKSGRLEDVADVLKNLTEIARRKTLSFREKKMYERAKHLVVSEVAIVKGIDDVAAETLIEGSLDKGLGTSTGH; from the coding sequence TTGTCCCTGTCATTCAAGGTAGGAGAGAAAGTCGTTTACCCTCAACACGGTGTCACGGTCGTCGAGCACGTCGGCGAAACGAGTATCGATGGAGTCCAGAGTGATTTTTATCACCTTCGTCTCCTCGCCAATGATTCACGCCTGATGGTCCCCGTTGCGAACACCGAGCGGGTTGGTCTTCGGAAGCTCTACAAGATGAAAGATATCAAAGCGCTTCTGACTCAGCTCGAGTTGACCGAGAAGCGAAAGGCGCGGGACTGGAAAGACCGCTACCGCGAAAACATGGAGAAGATGAAGAGCGGAAGGCTCGAGGACGTGGCCGACGTTCTGAAAAATCTGACCGAGATCGCGCGACGCAAGACTCTGTCGTTCCGTGAGAAAAAGATGTACGAGCGGGCGAAACATCTGGTCGTTTCCGAGGTCGCGATCGTCAAGGGAATCGACGACGTCGCTGCCGAAACCCTGATCGAGGGTTCACTGGACAAAGGACTCGGTACCTCCACCGGACACTGA
- a CDS encoding hydrolase translates to MSRRLDRARAALVVIDVQEKLARHIHEMPAVQLNIERMARGARALGVPIVATEQYPQGIGSTVAGVADAVKQGAEFDPIQKMTFSCQDCEEFRAALGLADQILLCGIEAHVCVYQTGLDLLDAGLSVHLVTDATSSRDPRNRQVAIDRLSSEGAKLTSTEMALFELTRSAGTDEFRMISRLVK, encoded by the coding sequence ATGTCGCGGAGACTCGATCGAGCGCGTGCGGCCCTGGTCGTGATTGACGTCCAGGAGAAGCTCGCGCGCCACATTCACGAGATGCCGGCGGTTCAGCTGAATATCGAGCGGATGGCTCGGGGTGCCAGGGCGCTGGGAGTTCCGATCGTGGCGACCGAACAGTACCCGCAGGGGATCGGCTCAACGGTGGCCGGAGTCGCCGACGCGGTGAAACAGGGCGCAGAGTTCGACCCTATACAGAAGATGACCTTTTCCTGCCAGGATTGTGAAGAGTTTCGCGCCGCGCTCGGTTTGGCGGACCAGATCCTTCTCTGTGGAATCGAAGCACACGTGTGTGTCTACCAGACGGGGCTCGACCTTCTCGACGCCGGACTCTCGGTTCATCTCGTCACCGATGCGACCTCGTCACGAGATCCCCGGAATCGCCAGGTGGCAATCGATCGTCTATCGAGCGAGGGAGCGAAACTGACATCGACCGAAATGGCGCTGTTCGAGCTGACGCGGTCGGCAGGGACCGACGAGTTTCGAATGATTTCGCGGCTGGTGAAATGA
- a CDS encoding thymidine phosphorylase yields MKFSPYELLDRRREGDSWSLEELEAFLEAWMAAEIGDEQMAAFLMATAIHGMKPEEAMGLTQSMIASGESWNLRDEFDFLADKHSTGGVGDKVSIILAPWLASCGVKVAMLSGRGLGHTGGTLDKLESIPGFRAGLDRAEIIACVEAAGCAIATSTAAIAPADRRMYALRDVTGTVRSIPLITASIMSKKLAMGASALLLDVKFGRGAFMRDLEESRQLARSLIRAAEGSGTAVEAIVSDMSVPLGRAIGNALEIVECVETLRGGGPDDLYELTREQAARLMVMSGEWSIEPARARLDDAIRSGAALDSMRKWIEAQEGDARFIDDPGRLERAARVEEVRAGESGWVSGIDPLELGLIGVEIGAGRKRQSDPVDHAAGIVIHRRYGDEVERGDVLAELHLPQNVDVNAVSRRLAAAWTISEERPPERNLIRAIES; encoded by the coding sequence ATGAAGTTCTCTCCGTACGAGCTACTCGACCGCCGCAGGGAGGGAGACTCGTGGTCGCTCGAGGAACTGGAGGCGTTCCTGGAGGCGTGGATGGCAGCGGAGATCGGCGACGAGCAGATGGCGGCGTTTCTCATGGCGACGGCGATCCACGGAATGAAACCCGAGGAGGCGATGGGGTTGACGCAATCGATGATCGCCTCGGGGGAATCATGGAATCTCCGGGATGAATTCGATTTCCTGGCGGACAAGCATTCGACCGGCGGGGTAGGAGACAAGGTTTCGATCATTCTGGCTCCGTGGCTTGCCAGCTGTGGGGTGAAGGTCGCGATGTTGTCGGGGCGCGGTCTTGGTCATACGGGCGGAACTCTCGACAAGCTCGAGTCGATCCCGGGTTTCAGGGCGGGACTGGACCGAGCCGAGATCATCGCGTGCGTGGAGGCGGCCGGATGTGCGATCGCCACCTCGACCGCGGCGATCGCGCCTGCCGACCGGAGAATGTATGCGCTGAGAGACGTGACGGGAACCGTTCGATCGATCCCGCTCATCACGGCATCGATCATGTCGAAAAAGCTCGCGATGGGAGCGTCGGCGCTTCTGCTCGACGTGAAGTTCGGTCGAGGTGCCTTCATGAGAGATCTGGAGGAGTCGAGGCAGCTCGCGCGAAGCCTCATTCGGGCCGCGGAGGGTTCGGGGACGGCGGTGGAAGCGATTGTGTCCGACATGTCGGTCCCTCTGGGCCGGGCGATCGGCAATGCTCTGGAGATCGTCGAGTGCGTGGAAACGCTGCGGGGTGGGGGGCCGGACGACCTCTACGAGCTCACCCGTGAGCAGGCAGCCCGGTTGATGGTGATGTCGGGAGAGTGGAGTATCGAACCGGCGCGGGCCCGGCTCGACGACGCGATCCGCAGCGGCGCGGCTCTCGACTCGATGCGGAAATGGATCGAGGCCCAGGAGGGGGACGCGCGATTCATCGATGATCCCGGCCGCCTGGAGCGCGCCGCCCGGGTGGAGGAGGTTCGAGCCGGCGAGAGCGGGTGGGTCAGCGGAATCGATCCGCTCGAGCTCGGCCTGATCGGCGTCGAGATTGGAGCCGGGCGAAAACGACAGTCGGATCCGGTCGACCATGCCGCCGGTATCGTGATTCACCGTCGATACGGAGACGAGGTCGAGCGCGGCGACGTCCTGGCGGAGTTGCACCTGCCGCAGAACGTCGATGTGAACGCTGTGAGCCGAAGACTTGCCGCAGCGTGGACCATCAGCGAAGAGCGACCGCCCGAGCGCAATCTGATCCGCGCGATAGAATCCTGA
- a CDS encoding phosphopentomutase encodes MSRRAIVIVCDSLGVGELPDAGEFGDVGSNTLGHVIRDGRPHIPRLERFGLLATLPGGSPPSGGAGWGRMAEKSAGKDTITGHWEMMGLITSEPFRTYPDGFPRDVIAEFERRIGRSTIGNVAASGTVILEQLGEEHIRTGSPIVYTSGDSVFQVAACEEVIPVEELWDICRVARELMRGEHNIGRVIARPFVRDASGGFRRTANRRDFSVTPPAETHLDRLQAGGIRTVGIGKISDIFDGRGIEVDIRSESNEDGMDKTMEQMKRGEAGLVFTNLVDFDSKYGHRNDPIGYARALEHFDERLGELVDEAPEDVLIFVTADHGCDPSDESTDHTREYVPVLVVGKGIERATELGTRSTFADLGATVADYLGVSSDGLPGESFLSLLPVA; translated from the coding sequence GTGAGCCGGCGCGCCATTGTCATCGTTTGCGACTCGCTGGGAGTCGGAGAGCTTCCGGATGCCGGAGAGTTCGGCGACGTCGGGTCGAACACACTGGGGCACGTCATTCGCGATGGCCGGCCGCACATACCCCGGCTCGAGCGATTCGGTCTGCTCGCGACACTCCCCGGCGGATCACCGCCGTCCGGCGGCGCGGGATGGGGAAGAATGGCGGAGAAGTCCGCCGGGAAGGACACGATCACGGGGCATTGGGAAATGATGGGTCTGATCACGTCCGAGCCGTTTCGAACCTATCCGGATGGCTTTCCTCGCGATGTCATCGCCGAATTCGAGCGGAGAATCGGCCGGTCCACGATCGGAAACGTGGCAGCATCGGGGACGGTCATCCTGGAGCAACTCGGGGAGGAACACATCCGCACCGGCTCTCCAATCGTTTACACGTCGGGAGACTCGGTGTTTCAGGTTGCGGCCTGCGAGGAGGTCATTCCGGTCGAGGAACTGTGGGACATCTGCAGGGTCGCGAGAGAGCTGATGAGAGGAGAGCACAACATCGGTCGCGTGATTGCGAGACCGTTTGTGCGAGACGCGAGTGGAGGATTTCGGAGGACGGCAAACCGTCGGGATTTTTCGGTCACTCCTCCCGCCGAAACACATCTCGACAGACTGCAGGCTGGCGGAATCCGCACGGTCGGAATCGGCAAGATCTCGGACATCTTCGATGGCAGAGGCATCGAGGTCGACATCAGGAGCGAGTCGAACGAGGATGGCATGGACAAGACGATGGAGCAGATGAAACGTGGCGAGGCCGGATTGGTTTTCACGAATCTCGTGGATTTCGATTCCAAGTATGGCCACAGGAATGATCCGATCGGGTATGCGCGCGCGCTCGAGCACTTCGACGAGCGGCTCGGAGAGCTGGTCGACGAGGCGCCGGAAGATGTCCTGATATTCGTCACCGCCGACCACGGATGCGATCCTTCCGATGAATCGACCGATCATACGAGAGAGTACGTCCCGGTGCTGGTCGTGGGGAAAGGGATCGAAAGAGCCACCGAGCTCGGTACCCGCTCCACGTTCGCGGATCTCGGTGCCACCGTCGCCGATTATCTCGGCGTCTCCTCGGATGGATTGCCCGGTGAGAGCTTTCTGAGTCTGTTGCCAGTTGCCTGA